One genomic region from Epinephelus fuscoguttatus linkage group LG8, E.fuscoguttatus.final_Chr_v1 encodes:
- the shc1 gene encoding SHC-transforming protein 1 isoform X1: MELVPKTKYTHFRSESLSSTDETNSNPSPFPPSSPATPLTPSPGLPSSLSSSSLTPILPPSSPRPAENSPTTLCSFFPRMGSLRLGVSATLLPGLKASSRPQQPQAPVESSGDDRSSSSSSPPFHHPIPPLTAPSPPPRPPLQDMNRLGVAARRARVEGGQLGGDEWTRHGSFVNKPTRGWLHSDSVVSTTGVSYSVRYMGCVEVLQSMRALDFNTRTQVTREAISVVCEAVPGAKGAQRRRKPSSRCMTSILGKSNLQFAGMTISLTISTSSLNLLASDCKQIIANHHMQSISFASGGDPDTAEYVAYVAKDPVNQRACHILECSEGLAQEVISTIGQAFELRFKQYLKNPPKLVTPHDRMAPFDGSAWEEEDDEAAPPPDVPYYNNFPGKQPPPGGLIDMRTRPGATLPYGQPGQNDIHKQPLPPLPVGAKEGGRELFDDPSYVNVDKPRPPVAANGNAHRDAFDMKPFDDALGVSGHGGPSSATAAPPLVQQLQCEAWFHGSLSRREAERLLTRDGDFLVRESGTTPGQYVLTGQQGGQPKHLLLVDPEGVVRTKDHRFESVSHLISYHMDNRLPIVSAGSEVCLQQPVERRA; this comes from the exons ATGGAGCTTGTCCCAAAAACCAAGTACACCCACTTTCGGAGTGAATCGCTGAGCTCAACTGATGAAACAAACTCCAATCCATCACCGTTCCCTCCTTCCAGTCCTGCCACCCCGCTCACTCCCTCCCCTGGTTTaccttcttctctctcctcctcgtCTCTCACTCCCATCTTGCCCCCCTCTTCTCCCCGCCCGGCTGAGAACAGCCCCACCACCCTCTGCTCCTTCTTCCCCAGGATGGGATCCCTTCGCCTGGGCGTCTCTGCCACCCTTCTCCCAGGACTCAAGGCCTCAAGCAGGCCGCAGCAGCCTCAAGCGCCTGTTGAGTCCTCCGGGGACGACCGGAGCAGCTCTAGCTCCTCCCCTCCGTTTCATCACCCCATTCCCCCTTTAACCGCTCCTTCTCCCCCTCCCCGACCTCCTCTGCAGGACATGAACCGGCTGGGAGTGGCGGCCAGAAGGGCACGGGTGGAAGGAGGGCAGCTGGGAGGAGATGAGTGGACGCGCCATGGCTCCTTTGTCAACAAGCCCACCCGCGGCTGGCTGCACTCCGACAGTGTGGTCAGCACCACCGGTGTTTCCTACAGTGTACGG TACATGGGCTGCGTGGAGGTGCTACAGTCAATGCGAGCGCTGGACTTCAACACCAGAACTCAGGTCACCAG GGAGGCCATCTCTGTGGTGTGCGAGGCCGTGCCCGGAGCCAAAGGAGCCCAGCGCAGGAGAAAG CCCTCCTCTCGCTGTATGACGTCCATCCTGGGGAAGAGTAACCTGCAGTTTGCCGGCATGACAATCAGCCTCACCATCTCGACCAGCAGCCTCAACCTGCTGGCCTCCGACTGCAAACAG ATAATCGCCAATCATCACATGCAGTCCATCTCCTTCGCCTCTGGAGGAGACCCA GATACGGCTGAGTACGTAGCATATGTGGCCAAAGATCCAGTCAACCAGAGAG catGTCACATCCTGGAGTGTTCAGAGGGTTTAGCCCAGGAAGTCATCAGCACTATTGGCCAGGCCTTTGAACTGCGCTTTAAACAGTACCTAAAGAATCCCCCTAAACTGGTCACACCTCATGACAg AATGGCTCCGTTTGACGGCTCTGCATGGGAGGAAGAAGACGATGAGGCTGCTCCACCTCCTGACGTCCCGTACTATAATAATTTTCCTGGAAAACAGCCTCCCCCTGGTGGACTGATTGACATGAGGACCCGCCCAGGTGCCACGCTG CCGTATGGACAGCCAGGCCAGAATGACATTCACAAGCAGCCTCTGCCGCCTCTACCAG tgggtGCCAAAGAAGGGGGACGGGAACTGTTTGATGACCCTTCATACGTCAATGTGGACAAACCCCGCCCCCCAGTTGCAGCTAATGGAAATGCTCACAGAGATGCTTTTGACATGA AGCCGTTTGATGATGCCCTGGGAGTGTCTGGGCACGGTGGCCCGAGCTCAGCGACAGCAGCGCCCCCTCtggtgcagcagctgcagtgcgAGGCCTGGTTCCACGGTAGCTTAAGTCGCAGGGAAGCGGAGAGGCTGCTGACCCGTGACGGGGACTTCCTGGTGCGAGAGTCCGGGACCACGCCCGGGCAGTACGTCCTCACCGGACAGCAGGGCGGTCAGCCCAAACACCTGCTACTAGTTGATCCAGAAGGAGTG GTCCGTACAAAAGACCATCGGTTTGAAAGCGTGAGTCACCTGATCAGTTACCACATGGACAACAGACTCCCCATCGTATCAGCTGGTAGCGAAGTGTGTCTGCAACAGCCAGTAGAGCGCAGGGCCTGA
- the shc1 gene encoding SHC-transforming protein 1 isoform X2, producing MEYMDMNRLGVAARRARVEGGQLGGDEWTRHGSFVNKPTRGWLHSDSVVSTTGVSYSVRYMGCVEVLQSMRALDFNTRTQVTREAISVVCEAVPGAKGAQRRRKPSSRCMTSILGKSNLQFAGMTISLTISTSSLNLLASDCKQIIANHHMQSISFASGGDPDTAEYVAYVAKDPVNQRACHILECSEGLAQEVISTIGQAFELRFKQYLKNPPKLVTPHDRMAPFDGSAWEEEDDEAAPPPDVPYYNNFPGKQPPPGGLIDMRTRPGATLPYGQPGQNDIHKQPLPPLPVGAKEGGRELFDDPSYVNVDKPRPPVAANGNAHRDAFDMKPFDDALGVSGHGGPSSATAAPPLVQQLQCEAWFHGSLSRREAERLLTRDGDFLVRESGTTPGQYVLTGQQGGQPKHLLLVDPEGVVRTKDHRFESVSHLISYHMDNRLPIVSAGSEVCLQQPVERRA from the exons ATGGAATATATG GACATGAACCGGCTGGGAGTGGCGGCCAGAAGGGCACGGGTGGAAGGAGGGCAGCTGGGAGGAGATGAGTGGACGCGCCATGGCTCCTTTGTCAACAAGCCCACCCGCGGCTGGCTGCACTCCGACAGTGTGGTCAGCACCACCGGTGTTTCCTACAGTGTACGG TACATGGGCTGCGTGGAGGTGCTACAGTCAATGCGAGCGCTGGACTTCAACACCAGAACTCAGGTCACCAG GGAGGCCATCTCTGTGGTGTGCGAGGCCGTGCCCGGAGCCAAAGGAGCCCAGCGCAGGAGAAAG CCCTCCTCTCGCTGTATGACGTCCATCCTGGGGAAGAGTAACCTGCAGTTTGCCGGCATGACAATCAGCCTCACCATCTCGACCAGCAGCCTCAACCTGCTGGCCTCCGACTGCAAACAG ATAATCGCCAATCATCACATGCAGTCCATCTCCTTCGCCTCTGGAGGAGACCCA GATACGGCTGAGTACGTAGCATATGTGGCCAAAGATCCAGTCAACCAGAGAG catGTCACATCCTGGAGTGTTCAGAGGGTTTAGCCCAGGAAGTCATCAGCACTATTGGCCAGGCCTTTGAACTGCGCTTTAAACAGTACCTAAAGAATCCCCCTAAACTGGTCACACCTCATGACAg AATGGCTCCGTTTGACGGCTCTGCATGGGAGGAAGAAGACGATGAGGCTGCTCCACCTCCTGACGTCCCGTACTATAATAATTTTCCTGGAAAACAGCCTCCCCCTGGTGGACTGATTGACATGAGGACCCGCCCAGGTGCCACGCTG CCGTATGGACAGCCAGGCCAGAATGACATTCACAAGCAGCCTCTGCCGCCTCTACCAG tgggtGCCAAAGAAGGGGGACGGGAACTGTTTGATGACCCTTCATACGTCAATGTGGACAAACCCCGCCCCCCAGTTGCAGCTAATGGAAATGCTCACAGAGATGCTTTTGACATGA AGCCGTTTGATGATGCCCTGGGAGTGTCTGGGCACGGTGGCCCGAGCTCAGCGACAGCAGCGCCCCCTCtggtgcagcagctgcagtgcgAGGCCTGGTTCCACGGTAGCTTAAGTCGCAGGGAAGCGGAGAGGCTGCTGACCCGTGACGGGGACTTCCTGGTGCGAGAGTCCGGGACCACGCCCGGGCAGTACGTCCTCACCGGACAGCAGGGCGGTCAGCCCAAACACCTGCTACTAGTTGATCCAGAAGGAGTG GTCCGTACAAAAGACCATCGGTTTGAAAGCGTGAGTCACCTGATCAGTTACCACATGGACAACAGACTCCCCATCGTATCAGCTGGTAGCGAAGTGTGTCTGCAACAGCCAGTAGAGCGCAGGGCCTGA
- the shc1 gene encoding SHC-transforming protein 1 isoform X3 has translation MNRLGVAARRARVEGGQLGGDEWTRHGSFVNKPTRGWLHSDSVVSTTGVSYSVRYMGCVEVLQSMRALDFNTRTQVTREAISVVCEAVPGAKGAQRRRKPSSRCMTSILGKSNLQFAGMTISLTISTSSLNLLASDCKQIIANHHMQSISFASGGDPDTAEYVAYVAKDPVNQRACHILECSEGLAQEVISTIGQAFELRFKQYLKNPPKLVTPHDRMAPFDGSAWEEEDDEAAPPPDVPYYNNFPGKQPPPGGLIDMRTRPGATLPYGQPGQNDIHKQPLPPLPVGAKEGGRELFDDPSYVNVDKPRPPVAANGNAHRDAFDMKPFDDALGVSGHGGPSSATAAPPLVQQLQCEAWFHGSLSRREAERLLTRDGDFLVRESGTTPGQYVLTGQQGGQPKHLLLVDPEGVVRTKDHRFESVSHLISYHMDNRLPIVSAGSEVCLQQPVERRA, from the exons ATGAACCGGCTGGGAGTGGCGGCCAGAAGGGCACGGGTGGAAGGAGGGCAGCTGGGAGGAGATGAGTGGACGCGCCATGGCTCCTTTGTCAACAAGCCCACCCGCGGCTGGCTGCACTCCGACAGTGTGGTCAGCACCACCGGTGTTTCCTACAGTGTACGG TACATGGGCTGCGTGGAGGTGCTACAGTCAATGCGAGCGCTGGACTTCAACACCAGAACTCAGGTCACCAG GGAGGCCATCTCTGTGGTGTGCGAGGCCGTGCCCGGAGCCAAAGGAGCCCAGCGCAGGAGAAAG CCCTCCTCTCGCTGTATGACGTCCATCCTGGGGAAGAGTAACCTGCAGTTTGCCGGCATGACAATCAGCCTCACCATCTCGACCAGCAGCCTCAACCTGCTGGCCTCCGACTGCAAACAG ATAATCGCCAATCATCACATGCAGTCCATCTCCTTCGCCTCTGGAGGAGACCCA GATACGGCTGAGTACGTAGCATATGTGGCCAAAGATCCAGTCAACCAGAGAG catGTCACATCCTGGAGTGTTCAGAGGGTTTAGCCCAGGAAGTCATCAGCACTATTGGCCAGGCCTTTGAACTGCGCTTTAAACAGTACCTAAAGAATCCCCCTAAACTGGTCACACCTCATGACAg AATGGCTCCGTTTGACGGCTCTGCATGGGAGGAAGAAGACGATGAGGCTGCTCCACCTCCTGACGTCCCGTACTATAATAATTTTCCTGGAAAACAGCCTCCCCCTGGTGGACTGATTGACATGAGGACCCGCCCAGGTGCCACGCTG CCGTATGGACAGCCAGGCCAGAATGACATTCACAAGCAGCCTCTGCCGCCTCTACCAG tgggtGCCAAAGAAGGGGGACGGGAACTGTTTGATGACCCTTCATACGTCAATGTGGACAAACCCCGCCCCCCAGTTGCAGCTAATGGAAATGCTCACAGAGATGCTTTTGACATGA AGCCGTTTGATGATGCCCTGGGAGTGTCTGGGCACGGTGGCCCGAGCTCAGCGACAGCAGCGCCCCCTCtggtgcagcagctgcagtgcgAGGCCTGGTTCCACGGTAGCTTAAGTCGCAGGGAAGCGGAGAGGCTGCTGACCCGTGACGGGGACTTCCTGGTGCGAGAGTCCGGGACCACGCCCGGGCAGTACGTCCTCACCGGACAGCAGGGCGGTCAGCCCAAACACCTGCTACTAGTTGATCCAGAAGGAGTG GTCCGTACAAAAGACCATCGGTTTGAAAGCGTGAGTCACCTGATCAGTTACCACATGGACAACAGACTCCCCATCGTATCAGCTGGTAGCGAAGTGTGTCTGCAACAGCCAGTAGAGCGCAGGGCCTGA